One Candidatus Nitrotoga arctica genomic window, GCGCTTCTGTGAATCTTAGTGGCAAGCTGTATCACGCCATTGTTTACGGCCTCAACGAAAAAGAAGAGATTGACTACGACGCAGTGGAAAAACTGGCTCAAGAACATAAGCCCAAGATGATCGTTGCCGGTGCTTCCGCCTATGCGCTGGTGATCGACTGGAAGCGCTTTCGCGCCATCGCCGACAGCGTGGGGGCATATTTATTCGTGGACATGGCTCATTACGCCGGGCTGGTGGCGGCGGGTTATTATCCCAACCCGGTGGGCATCGCTGATTTTGTCACCAGTACCACCCATAAGACATTGCGCGGCCCACGTGGCGGCATTATCCTAGCTAAGGCGGAATTTGAGAAAGTGCTTAATTCCGCGATATTCCCTGGTATACAGGGTGGTCCCTTGATGCATGTAATCGCCGCCAAAGCCGTGGCGTTTAAAGAGGCGATGAGCAAGGAATTCAAGGAATACCAGAAACAGGTAATTGATAACGCCCGTGTGATGGCTAAGGTATTACAGGAACGCGGTCTACGCATTGTGTCCGGACATACCGACTGCCATATGTTCCTGGTGGATCTGCAATCCAAGCACATCACTGGTAAGGACGCCGAGACGGCGCTGGGGCGTGCGCACATCACAGTGAACAAGAACGCCATCCCTAACGACCCACAAAAACCATTCGTTACCAGCGGTATTCGCATCGGTAGCCCGGCGATGACCACGCGCGGCTTTAAAGAATTGGAAGCGGAGAAGCTGGCGCACCTGATTGCGGATGTACTGAATACACCGAATGACGATGCGGTGATTAACCGCGTGACTGTAGATGTGAAGCAGCTGTGCGCGAAATTTCCAGTATATGGTCACAATAACAAAAGAAGGAAAGAGGATTAAAAAAGCCGAGGCATGACGATTCTTTGTTCGTTTCGTGATGCCTCAATTTCATTTTTTCGATTATCGTTTCCCGCTTTTCATTCTTCAATCCTATGAAATGTCCTTTTTGCAAAGGCCCCGACACCCAAGTGGTGGACACACGCGAAAACGAAGAAGGCGATAGCATCCGCCGCCGCCGCCGCTGCCTATCTTGCGAAAAACGCTTCACCACCTATGAAACGGTCGAGTTGCGAATGCCGCAGGTGGTCAAACAGAACGGCATGCGCACTGAATTCGATACAGAAAAGCTGAGCACAAGTTTTAATCGTGCATTGCACAAGCGCCCGGTTCCTACAGAGCTGGTGGATGCAGCCATAGATCATGTGACACAAAGAGTGTTCGCTCTCGGCGAACGTGAGATCGGTTCGCGGCAAATCGGTGAGATGGTCATGAAGGAATTGCTGAAGCTGGACAAGGTGGCCTACATTCGTTTCGCTTCGGTGTACAAGAGCTTCCAGGATGTGAAGGATTTTTCTGAGGCGGTCGAGGCAGTGCGCAAAGCGCCTGCAAAATACAAATCGCGAGCGAGTTAAACATGCTGTCCCCGCAAGATAGCTTGTGGATGGCTAATGCGTTGCAGCTGGCAGAGCGTGGTCTGTATAGCACCAGCCCCAATCCGAGGGTCGGTTGTGTGCTGGTACGCGACGACCAGATAGTGGGAGAAGGTTGGCACCAATATGCTGGCGAGCCTCATGCGGAAGTGCATGCATTGCGTGCAGCCGGCGAAGCGGCGCGCGGTGCAACTGTTTACGTTACGCTGGAACCTTGCAGCCATCAGGGCAGAACCCCCCCTTGCGCCGATGCGTTGATAAGTGCAGGTGTGATACGCGTGGTAGCGGCAATGCAAGACCCGAATCCGCAAGTGGCAGGAAAAGGCATAGAAAAATTACGCGCTGCAGGTATCGAGGTCGAGTGCGGATTGATGGAAGGTGCGGCACGTGAATTGAACATTGGATTTTTTTCACGTATGACGCGCGGTTTCCCATGGCTACGCAGCAAGATCGCCATGAGTCTGGATGGACGCACCGCCTTGAATAATGGCAGAAGCCAGTGGATTACTGGAGCAGCAGCACGGCAAGATGTGCAACACTGGCGCGGGCGCTCCTGCGCGGTGCTGACCGGCATCGGTACGGTGCGGGCTGATGATCCGCGGCTTAACGTGCGTGAGCCAAAATTGGGTGCCTCTAAAATAAA contains:
- the glyA gene encoding serine hydroxymethyltransferase, whose protein sequence is MFSSKNTIAHTDPELWAAIQDENRRQEDHIELIASENYTSPAVMEAQGSKLTNKYAEGYPGKRYYGGCEYVDVAEQLAIDRVKALFGAEYANVQPHSGSQANQAVYMSVLKPGDTILGMSLAHGGHLTHGASVNLSGKLYHAIVYGLNEKEEIDYDAVEKLAQEHKPKMIVAGASAYALVIDWKRFRAIADSVGAYLFVDMAHYAGLVAAGYYPNPVGIADFVTSTTHKTLRGPRGGIILAKAEFEKVLNSAIFPGIQGGPLMHVIAAKAVAFKEAMSKEFKEYQKQVIDNARVMAKVLQERGLRIVSGHTDCHMFLVDLQSKHITGKDAETALGRAHITVNKNAIPNDPQKPFVTSGIRIGSPAMTTRGFKELEAEKLAHLIADVLNTPNDDAVINRVTVDVKQLCAKFPVYGHNNKRRKED
- the nrdR gene encoding transcriptional regulator NrdR, with translation MKCPFCKGPDTQVVDTRENEEGDSIRRRRRCLSCEKRFTTYETVELRMPQVVKQNGMRTEFDTEKLSTSFNRALHKRPVPTELVDAAIDHVTQRVFALGEREIGSRQIGEMVMKELLKLDKVAYIRFASVYKSFQDVKDFSEAVEAVRKAPAKYKSRAS
- the ribD gene encoding bifunctional diaminohydroxyphosphoribosylaminopyrimidine deaminase/5-amino-6-(5-phosphoribosylamino)uracil reductase RibD; translation: MLSPQDSLWMANALQLAERGLYSTSPNPRVGCVLVRDDQIVGEGWHQYAGEPHAEVHALRAAGEAARGATVYVTLEPCSHQGRTPPCADALISAGVIRVVAAMQDPNPQVAGKGIEKLRAAGIEVECGLMEGAARELNIGFFSRMTRGFPWLRSKIAMSLDGRTALNNGRSQWITGAAARQDVQHWRGRSCAVLTGIGTVRADDPRLNVREPKLGASKIKAIRQPLRAVLDSQLQLPLTARILCDGNVVIYTATPDLQKMAALEKLGARVIVLPDVCGRVDLIAMLRDLAASGCNEVLVEAGSILNGALLQAGLVDELVLYVAPQLLGDMARGMAQLGELTMLDQRVELEWQDVRNVGKDLRIVARVKHA